A single Acidobacteriota bacterium DNA region contains:
- a CDS encoding Mth938-like domain-containing protein, which produces MKISSYSFGKIVFQGKSYSSDLIIYPDRVDDLWWREEGHLLTLMDIEEVLKANPEIIVVGTGAFGMMKVDPALKEILFNRGIELIAERTKEACDVFNRYLKKGNKVIGMFHLTC; this is translated from the coding sequence ATGAAAATCTCCTCTTACTCCTTTGGAAAAATTGTGTTTCAAGGAAAGAGCTATTCTTCCGATCTCATCATCTATCCTGATCGAGTGGATGACCTCTGGTGGAGAGAGGAAGGACATCTCCTCACGTTGATGGATATAGAAGAAGTCCTGAAAGCCAATCCGGAAATCATCGTTGTCGGAACGGGAGCATTCGGAATGATGAAAGTTGATCCCGCTCTGAAAGAGATTTTATTCAATAGAGGAATTGAGTTGATTGCCGAGAGGACGAAGGAAGCCTGTGATGTGTTTAACCGGTATCTTAAAAAAGGAAACAAAGTCATCGGGATGTTCCATCTTACATGCTGA